A window of Cohnella herbarum contains these coding sequences:
- a CDS encoding fibronectin type III domain-containing protein, whose product MRRAVSALMVVCLSFVTGFGMLFLTNEGSVYAAETKIVLTPSMVTNESGLGDATLLVDEQAIAGDPANGSGGAPTTNWQAGWNASLYPAYAYIDLGQSYNLTSLYLRDTHDAAAITLYSGSPGNWTALFTDPLSGWMTWNAHPVNVLTRYVRVALSAANVNMTELVLYGTPVGGGQDVTAPAAITNLAATSATSNSVTLTWTAPGDDANIGTSASYDIRYSASGITEANWASAIPINGEPTPAIAGTSQSMTVPGLSPSTTYHFAMKTSDEASNVSAISNSTSLATTAAPSNGKIALTPAMVVNESGLGDATLLVDEQTLAGDPASGTGGAPTTNWQAGWNQALYPAYAYIDLGQNYDLSNIYLRDTHGMADITLYSGTPGNWTALFTDPLSGWMTWNSHPVTVTTRYVRVGLSATNVNMTEIVLYGTATGSGGGDTIAPSAITSLAAPSSTSNSVTLTWNAPGDDGNVGTAASYDIRYSMSVISETNWASATPVSGEPIPTASGTSQTMTVPGLSPSTTYHFAMKASDEASNVSPISNVVNKATTTLADTVAPAMVTNLVASSPTTNSVNLSWTAPGDDGNAGTATSYDIRYSMSVISEGNWASATQVSGEPVPTAAGTSQSKTITGLSSNTTYHFALKTSDEASNVSVLSNVPSATTLASGDTVAPAAIKTLKIVAWTGTTVTLSWKATGDDGNNGQATSYEVRYGDKTIVDRTYADEWHDTWKTSAIFGQSLAPQPAGGTETLTVTGLKPGKLYGFNVIAKDEAGNASSLSTSVDVMTNWDGGGYPAGMVAEFYKDTGLSTFNGRAVYDKFEIQSWLLPTDFTQFGARVTGQIKPSYSQTYTFYTKTSANTGIRLWVGGQLLIDRWNSPTSAEQSATLALTANQLYEIRSEIKGPDRSAFAQAYWSSSSQAKDLIKTPRLEVLPDLSAPSAITNLTASAIDSSTAQLMFSAPGDDDIVMPGASGTWGKVSTYEVRYSTAQIDASNWNQATQADIYVLPKNAGLSETITVKGLKAGTTYYFAARGKDEAGNLAPVSNSSSATTSGTADTTAPGTISNLTVNPGAITALLNWTAPGDDGSVGQAARYEIRFGTAPIDASNWSDATLAAGAPAPSVAGTSQSMTVKGLRPGKTYFFAIRSSDEANNLSAISAPLSASTTSAPGGYIVSGASTMDLIVTPQEAGNIYYVVYNSSQAQPSASALKAAAQGATGGSLLKNGVIPASQAGFELTRTIGKLSENATYYAYWVAEGQSSGLGTVYGSVNTLQIRQKEVQFTSSLPGIGGVHYLAYVPEEVYRDPNGKYPLLLFLHGGGEGGTDINNVTTHGPPKMIKNGQDLPFIVVSPQLKDNLNPPPRWHTPGYIDDFVKDAMSKYPIDPDRIYVTGLSKGGGGTYYYAIEHPEKVAAILPVAAQIRNPENGNQVFITPENAYRMNGIPAWAFMNIVDPVSERGLTEQVFDFQINSPVPPSPSPLLTFYQLNGHGGWDDTYGNSDVYAWLLTHSK is encoded by the coding sequence ATGAGAAGGGCAGTCTCGGCACTCATGGTCGTATGCCTAAGTTTCGTTACCGGTTTCGGCATGCTGTTCCTGACGAACGAAGGCAGTGTCTACGCGGCGGAGACGAAAATCGTCCTGACTCCGTCGATGGTCACGAACGAATCGGGCCTAGGAGACGCTACGCTTCTGGTGGACGAGCAGGCGATCGCCGGCGATCCGGCGAACGGCAGCGGCGGAGCTCCGACGACGAACTGGCAAGCAGGCTGGAACGCATCTTTGTACCCGGCATACGCATATATCGATCTTGGACAAAGCTACAATCTGACGAGCCTTTACTTGCGGGACACGCACGACGCGGCCGCCATTACGCTTTACTCGGGCTCGCCCGGCAACTGGACGGCGCTGTTCACCGATCCGCTCTCCGGATGGATGACGTGGAACGCTCATCCGGTAAACGTGTTGACCCGGTACGTGCGGGTCGCACTGTCCGCGGCGAACGTAAACATGACGGAGCTCGTCCTGTACGGAACCCCGGTTGGCGGAGGCCAAGACGTAACCGCTCCTGCCGCAATTACGAATTTGGCGGCTACTTCGGCTACGTCGAATTCGGTGACTTTGACGTGGACGGCTCCGGGCGATGACGCCAATATAGGGACTTCGGCGTCCTACGATATTCGCTACAGCGCGAGCGGCATAACCGAAGCGAACTGGGCAAGCGCAATACCGATCAACGGCGAACCGACCCCTGCCATCGCTGGAACGAGCCAATCGATGACGGTACCCGGATTGTCGCCGAGCACGACGTATCATTTCGCGATGAAAACGTCCGACGAAGCATCGAACGTCTCGGCGATATCGAATTCGACAAGCCTAGCGACAACGGCTGCGCCCAGCAACGGGAAAATCGCTTTAACACCCGCGATGGTCGTTAACGAATCGGGCTTAGGAGACGCCACGCTGCTGGTGGACGAGCAGACGCTCGCCGGAGATCCTGCGAGCGGAACCGGCGGAGCCCCGACGACGAACTGGCAAGCGGGCTGGAATCAGGCGCTGTATCCCGCCTACGCCTATATCGACTTAGGACAAAATTACGATTTGTCCAACATCTATTTGCGAGATACCCATGGCATGGCGGACATCACGCTATACTCGGGCACACCCGGCAACTGGACGGCGCTGTTCACCGATCCGCTCTCCGGCTGGATGACGTGGAATTCTCATCCGGTTACCGTTACGACTCGGTATGTGAGAGTCGGCTTATCCGCGACGAACGTCAACATGACGGAGATCGTTCTCTACGGAACGGCTACAGGTTCCGGCGGCGGGGATACGATAGCGCCGTCGGCGATTACAAGCTTAGCGGCTCCGTCCTCGACGTCCAATTCGGTCACGCTGACGTGGAACGCACCCGGAGACGACGGCAACGTGGGAACCGCGGCTTCCTACGACATCCGCTATAGCATGAGCGTCATCTCGGAAACCAACTGGGCAAGCGCGACGCCGGTTAGCGGCGAACCGATTCCGACCGCCTCGGGAACGAGTCAAACGATGACGGTGCCCGGATTGTCGCCGAGCACGACGTATCATTTCGCGATGAAAGCGTCCGACGAAGCGTCGAATGTATCGCCGATTTCCAACGTCGTCAACAAAGCGACAACCACTCTCGCGGATACGGTCGCTCCGGCGATGGTCACGAACCTTGTTGCTTCGTCGCCTACGACTAACTCGGTGAACTTATCGTGGACCGCGCCCGGAGACGATGGCAACGCGGGAACCGCGACTTCTTACGACATCCGCTACAGCATGAGCGTCATCTCGGAAGGCAACTGGGCAAGCGCGACGCAAGTGAGCGGCGAACCGGTTCCGACCGCCGCGGGTACGAGCCAGTCGAAGACGATAACCGGTTTGTCATCGAACACGACGTATCACTTCGCGCTGAAGACTTCGGACGAAGCGTCGAACGTCTCCGTCCTGTCGAACGTGCCAAGCGCGACGACGCTCGCTTCGGGCGATACGGTTGCCCCCGCGGCCATCAAAACGTTGAAAATCGTCGCTTGGACGGGAACGACCGTCACGTTATCTTGGAAAGCGACCGGGGACGACGGGAACAACGGGCAAGCGACGAGTTACGAAGTTCGTTACGGAGACAAAACGATCGTGGACAGGACATACGCGGACGAATGGCACGATACGTGGAAAACATCGGCGATCTTCGGCCAATCGCTCGCGCCCCAACCGGCGGGAGGAACCGAGACGTTGACGGTGACCGGATTGAAACCAGGGAAGCTGTACGGCTTTAATGTGATCGCGAAGGACGAAGCCGGCAACGCGTCGTCTCTATCGACTTCGGTCGACGTGATGACGAATTGGGACGGCGGAGGATACCCGGCCGGCATGGTCGCTGAATTTTACAAGGATACGGGATTAAGCACTTTCAACGGTCGCGCGGTTTACGACAAATTCGAGATTCAAAGCTGGTTGCTGCCCACCGATTTTACTCAATTCGGCGCCCGGGTAACCGGCCAAATCAAGCCGTCCTATTCTCAAACCTATACGTTCTATACGAAAACGTCGGCCAACACCGGTATTCGATTGTGGGTAGGAGGGCAGCTTCTGATCGACAGGTGGAACAGTCCTACTTCGGCGGAACAGTCCGCGACGCTGGCGCTGACGGCCAACCAGCTCTACGAGATCCGTTCGGAGATCAAAGGTCCCGATAGGTCGGCGTTCGCGCAAGCTTATTGGTCCAGCTCCAGTCAGGCCAAAGATCTCATCAAGACGCCAAGGCTCGAAGTGTTGCCGGATCTGTCCGCGCCAAGCGCGATCACGAATCTGACGGCTTCGGCCATCGATTCCTCGACCGCTCAATTGATGTTCTCCGCTCCGGGAGACGACGACATCGTGATGCCGGGCGCTTCGGGAACGTGGGGGAAAGTTTCGACTTACGAGGTACGGTACAGTACCGCGCAGATCGATGCGAGTAATTGGAATCAGGCAACCCAAGCGGATATTTACGTTCTTCCGAAAAACGCGGGCTTATCCGAGACGATTACGGTAAAGGGCTTAAAAGCGGGGACGACGTATTATTTCGCGGCGAGAGGCAAGGACGAAGCGGGTAATCTCGCTCCGGTCTCCAATTCCTCGAGCGCGACAACTTCCGGTACCGCGGATACGACGGCGCCGGGAACGATATCCAATCTAACCGTCAACCCGGGAGCGATCACCGCGCTTCTGAATTGGACCGCGCCAGGAGACGATGGATCGGTCGGACAAGCGGCGAGGTACGAGATCCGTTTCGGAACCGCACCGATCGACGCTTCGAATTGGTCCGACGCGACGCTTGCCGCCGGTGCTCCCGCGCCTTCCGTCGCCGGAACGAGCCAGTCCATGACCGTCAAAGGCTTACGGCCGGGAAAAACGTACTTTTTCGCTATACGCTCAAGCGACGAGGCGAATAATCTCTCCGCGATATCCGCTCCCTTATCGGCGTCCACGACATCCGCTCCGGGAGGCTATATCGTAAGCGGAGCATCGACGATGGATTTAATCGTTACGCCGCAAGAGGCGGGCAACATTTACTACGTCGTCTACAATTCGTCGCAGGCTCAGCCGTCGGCTTCGGCGCTTAAAGCCGCGGCTCAGGGAGCTACCGGAGGCTCACTCCTTAAGAACGGCGTCATTCCGGCTAGCCAAGCAGGCTTCGAACTTACTCGAACGATAGGCAAGCTTTCCGAGAATGCGACTTATTACGCCTATTGGGTAGCGGAAGGACAAAGCTCCGGGCTCGGTACGGTATACGGTTCGGTCAATACGTTGCAGATCAGGCAAAAAGAAGTGCAGTTCACCTCTTCGCTTCCGGGCATCGGCGGCGTACATTACCTAGCTTACGTTCCGGAAGAAGTTTACCGCGATCCGAACGGTAAATATCCGCTGCTGTTGTTCCTGCATGGAGGAGGCGAAGGGGGAACGGATATCAACAACGTTACGACGCACGGTCCTCCGAAAATGATCAAAAACGGACAAGACCTGCCTTTTATCGTCGTATCGCCGCAATTGAAAGATAACCTGAACCCGCCGCCGAGATGGCATACGCCAGGCTACATCGACGATTTCGTGAAGGATGCCATGTCCAAGTACCCGATCGATCCGGACCGGATCTACGTGACGGGGCTTAGCAAGGGAGGAGGAGGAACCTACTACTACGCGATAGAGCATCCGGAGAAAGTCGCGGCTATATTGCCGGTCGCCGCCCAGATCCGCAATCCGGAAAACGGCAATCAAGTGTTTATAACGCCGGAGAACGCTTATCGGATGAACGGGATCCCCGCTTGGGCTTTCATGAATATCGTAGATCCCGTTAGCGAAAGAGGGCTGACGGAGCAAGTTTTCGATTTTCAGATCAATAGTCCCGTCCCGCCGTCTCCTTCTCCGTTATTGACGTTCTACCAATTGAACGGACATGGCGGCTGGGATGATACTTACGGCAATTCCGACGTTTATGCTTGGCTGCTGACTCATTCGAAATGA
- a CDS encoding DNA polymerase III subunit alpha, which yields MCDFVHLHVHSEYSLLDGAARIKEMAAKAAELGMTSLALTDHGVMYGTIPFYKACLEHGIKPIIGMEAYITAGSRHDKQSRKEQPTYHLTLLAKNEIGYRNLMKLTSIGHLEGFYYRPRIDFEALTAHAEGLVCLSGCMSSELSRQLMDDQYDAARATAIRYREVFGDDYYLEIQDHGILEQKKITANVIKLSEELGIPLAATNDSHYIDEDDHSLQDVLMCIGTGKTIDDPDRFKISTNQLFLKSGEEMSALFRHVPDAIANTVKIADSCKLELEFGRHILPTFDPLPAGSTAAQYLKELCEKGLSERYAALKDWENGDYRKEAEERLRYELRVIGEMGFDDYFLIVWDFIRYAHENGIVTGPGRGSSAGSLVAYVLKITDVDPLKYKLLFERFLNPERISMPDIDIDFSDERRDEVIRYVVEKYGSEHVAQIITFGTLAARAAVRDVGRVLNLPYGDVDKTAKLIPGMPGMSIERAMRDNSEFKALAEGGSSVAELIAMARRVEGMPRHASTHAAGVVISSDPLTDYVPLQEGTDGVPLTQYSMENLEAVGLLKMDFLGLRTLSIIERSLVSIREQTGLDLRWEEVSYEDEPTYELMGRGETTGIFQLESSGMRRVLKEMKPSSFEDIVSAVALYRPGPMEFIPQFIRAKHGLVEVEYPHPKLEPILSDTYGIIVYQEQIMQIASTMAGFTLGQSDLLRRAVSKKKREVLDEQRQHFVRGSLKLGYSEEEANSVYDMIVRFADYGFPRAHAAAYAVLAFRTAYLKAHYPVAFMASMLAAVVGNQRKTAEYVDECRRMGIAVAKPDVNESGVLFTPVAAAEEGSLGSIRFGLAGVKNVGTQAIESIMRERSGSPFESLSDFCRRVDPRVCNKRVIESLVQAGALESLPGHRSQQLAALEPTLAAAAVWRKEREELQIELFDFAESPNWNVDLPIVPPYSQTQMLDLERELMGLYLSGHPLDAFDGLMDELRLDRLVDIAESTDGATVFTAGMIVSLKPFVTRKGQAMVFLEIEDRIMGTELVAFPTVWAKAAATTKKGSLVFVRAKVQQGDEDYKLLADDILPLDAPDLKLQADRLRRIGQASRSGGNYANRTANQSTGAKGTAASPASSGAKSANAPSGGVSSSVEGKPQRAYIRIDEPHEQPATLIRLKLLLKAHPGELSTVLIYQRERRPVALSDEYKVHPTPELMAEIEKLLGEGSFRVK from the coding sequence GTGTGCGATTTCGTTCATCTTCACGTTCATAGCGAATACAGCCTGCTTGACGGAGCGGCGCGAATCAAGGAGATGGCGGCCAAAGCGGCTGAACTCGGCATGACTTCCCTCGCCTTAACGGATCACGGCGTCATGTATGGCACCATTCCTTTCTATAAAGCATGCCTCGAACACGGCATTAAGCCGATTATCGGCATGGAAGCCTATATTACGGCAGGCTCCCGGCATGACAAGCAATCCCGCAAGGAACAGCCGACCTATCATTTAACGCTGTTAGCCAAGAACGAAATCGGTTACCGGAACTTGATGAAGCTGACTTCCATCGGGCATTTGGAAGGTTTCTACTATCGTCCCCGAATCGATTTCGAAGCGTTAACGGCTCATGCCGAAGGGCTTGTCTGCTTAAGCGGATGCATGAGCAGCGAGCTTTCCCGCCAGCTTATGGACGATCAGTACGACGCGGCGAGGGCGACGGCGATCCGTTACCGCGAAGTTTTCGGAGACGACTATTACTTGGAAATTCAGGATCATGGCATTCTCGAACAGAAGAAAATCACGGCTAACGTGATCAAGTTGTCCGAGGAGCTGGGAATTCCGTTAGCCGCGACTAACGATTCGCATTATATCGACGAAGACGATCATTCCTTGCAAGACGTGCTGATGTGCATCGGAACCGGCAAGACGATCGATGATCCCGACCGGTTTAAGATTTCTACGAATCAATTGTTTCTCAAGAGCGGGGAAGAGATGTCCGCCCTGTTCCGTCACGTCCCCGACGCGATTGCGAACACGGTGAAAATCGCGGATAGTTGCAAGTTAGAGCTAGAATTCGGACGGCACATTTTGCCGACATTCGATCCGTTGCCCGCAGGTAGCACGGCGGCGCAGTACTTAAAGGAACTTTGCGAGAAAGGCTTAAGCGAGCGATATGCGGCACTCAAGGACTGGGAAAACGGAGATTACCGCAAGGAAGCGGAGGAACGGCTTCGGTATGAACTGCGCGTGATCGGAGAGATGGGATTCGACGATTATTTCCTGATCGTATGGGATTTCATCCGGTATGCGCACGAGAACGGGATCGTCACGGGACCCGGACGCGGCTCTTCGGCGGGAAGCTTAGTCGCGTATGTATTGAAGATTACCGATGTAGACCCCCTCAAGTATAAGCTGCTCTTCGAAAGATTCCTGAATCCCGAACGGATAAGCATGCCCGATATCGATATCGATTTCAGCGACGAACGGCGCGACGAGGTCATTCGTTATGTCGTCGAGAAGTATGGATCGGAACACGTCGCGCAGATCATTACGTTCGGAACGCTGGCAGCCCGCGCGGCGGTTCGCGATGTAGGCAGAGTGCTTAATTTGCCCTATGGCGATGTGGACAAGACGGCTAAACTCATTCCGGGCATGCCGGGCATGTCGATCGAACGAGCGATGCGGGACAACTCGGAATTCAAAGCATTGGCGGAAGGAGGATCGAGCGTCGCGGAGCTGATCGCGATGGCAAGACGGGTCGAAGGCATGCCGCGGCATGCGTCTACCCATGCGGCGGGCGTCGTGATCTCGTCCGATCCGCTTACGGACTACGTCCCTCTTCAGGAAGGGACCGATGGCGTACCTTTGACGCAATATTCCATGGAAAATCTGGAAGCCGTCGGGCTGTTGAAAATGGATTTTCTCGGGCTGCGCACGTTGTCCATTATTGAACGGTCGCTCGTTTCCATTCGGGAGCAAACCGGCCTTGACCTCCGATGGGAGGAAGTTTCCTACGAGGATGAACCGACGTACGAACTGATGGGACGCGGAGAAACGACGGGAATTTTCCAATTAGAATCCTCCGGTATGCGCCGGGTGTTAAAAGAGATGAAGCCGTCCTCGTTCGAGGATATCGTCTCCGCGGTGGCGCTGTACCGTCCGGGACCAATGGAATTTATCCCGCAATTCATACGGGCGAAGCATGGCTTGGTCGAAGTGGAATATCCGCATCCCAAGCTTGAGCCGATCTTATCGGATACTTACGGAATCATCGTGTACCAAGAACAGATCATGCAGATCGCTTCCACGATGGCCGGGTTTACGTTAGGGCAATCGGACTTGTTGCGGCGCGCCGTCAGCAAGAAGAAACGGGAAGTGCTCGATGAACAGCGGCAGCATTTCGTGCGGGGAAGTTTGAAGCTCGGCTACTCGGAAGAAGAAGCCAATAGCGTGTACGATATGATCGTGCGTTTCGCCGATTATGGCTTCCCTCGGGCTCATGCCGCGGCATACGCTGTACTGGCGTTCCGAACCGCGTATCTCAAAGCGCATTACCCGGTTGCTTTCATGGCGTCGATGCTAGCTGCGGTCGTAGGCAATCAACGCAAAACGGCGGAATACGTGGACGAATGCCGCCGGATGGGAATCGCGGTTGCGAAGCCGGACGTCAACGAAAGCGGCGTGTTGTTCACGCCGGTCGCGGCTGCGGAAGAAGGGAGCCTCGGATCGATCCGATTTGGGTTAGCCGGCGTGAAGAACGTAGGTACTCAAGCGATCGAGAGCATCATGCGGGAGAGAAGCGGGAGTCCGTTCGAGAGTCTAAGCGACTTCTGCAGGCGCGTCGATCCGCGAGTATGCAACAAGCGGGTCATTGAATCGCTTGTCCAGGCGGGGGCGCTCGAATCGCTCCCGGGACACCGCTCTCAGCAGCTGGCGGCGCTCGAACCGACGCTTGCGGCCGCCGCGGTATGGCGCAAAGAACGAGAAGAGCTTCAGATCGAGCTGTTCGACTTCGCGGAGTCTCCGAACTGGAACGTGGATCTGCCAATCGTTCCGCCTTATTCGCAGACGCAAATGCTAGATCTCGAGCGCGAGCTGATGGGATTATACTTATCCGGTCATCCGCTCGACGCGTTCGATGGCTTAATGGATGAGTTACGGCTGGATCGTCTCGTGGACATCGCGGAATCAACGGACGGAGCGACTGTTTTTACGGCGGGAATGATCGTTTCCCTGAAACCGTTCGTTACCCGCAAAGGGCAAGCGATGGTATTCTTGGAAATCGAGGACCGGATCATGGGTACGGAGCTGGTCGCTTTCCCAACCGTCTGGGCGAAGGCCGCCGCCACTACGAAGAAAGGCTCGTTAGTGTTCGTCCGGGCGAAGGTGCAACAAGGGGACGAGGATTACAAGCTGTTGGCGGACGATATTTTACCTTTGGACGCTCCGGATTTGAAGTTGCAAGCGGACAGGCTTCGACGTATCGGGCAAGCTTCACGATCCGGGGGCAATTATGCCAATAGGACGGCGAATCAGTCGACTGGCGCGAAAGGAACTGCCGCATCTCCAGCTTCCTCTGGGGCAAAGTCGGCGAATGCTCCATCGGGCGGCGTATCGTCGTCGGTTGAAGGCAAGCCGCAAAGAGCCTATATCCGCATTGACGAGCCCCATGAGCAACCGGCTACGCTTATCCGTCTCAAATTGCTGCTTAAAGCCCATCCGGGGGAGCTTTCCACCGTGCTTATCTATCAGAGGGAACGGCGCCCCGTCGCGCTAAGCGACGAATACAAAGTTCATCCCACGCCGGAATTAATGGCGGAGATCGAGAAGCTGCTGGGCGAGGGAAGTTTCCGCGTGAAATGA
- a CDS encoding YtrH family sporulation protein, with amino-acid sequence MDEFITKAAFSFFIAFGVVLGGALFAGMGSVFLMTPPKVKMLQVASNLKIWALVAAVGGTIDPIRVIESHVLVGYLSPAMQQIGYILFAFLGAHLGVELVQWMCSNGG; translated from the coding sequence ATGGACGAATTTATTACGAAAGCGGCTTTCAGCTTCTTCATCGCGTTCGGCGTCGTATTGGGCGGCGCGCTGTTCGCGGGCATGGGTTCGGTGTTTCTAATGACTCCGCCCAAGGTAAAGATGCTCCAAGTCGCGAGTAATTTGAAAATATGGGCGCTCGTCGCGGCGGTCGGCGGCACGATCGATCCGATACGGGTCATCGAGTCGCACGTGCTGGTCGGCTATCTTTCCCCGGCGATGCAGCAAATCGGTTATATTTTGTTCGCTTTTCTCGGCGCTCATCTCGGCGTTGAACTCGTCCAATGGATGTGCAGCAACGGGGGGTGA
- a CDS encoding YtpI family protein, translated as MIDALEWVLGALIVITCFLSAIYSFRSRRTSDGRMRGLYTSRMNISMGLMLILIASILLIIFTGSSVKIVVCALFYLLGLFNLFAGVRNHSHFARLLR; from the coding sequence ATGATCGATGCGCTAGAATGGGTGCTCGGCGCCCTCATTGTCATTACTTGTTTCTTATCCGCCATTTATAGCTTCCGATCCCGCAGGACAAGCGACGGCCGGATGCGCGGACTGTATACGTCGCGCATGAATATCAGCATGGGGTTGATGCTCATTCTCATCGCCTCGATCTTGTTGATAATTTTCACGGGATCATCGGTTAAAATCGTCGTGTGCGCTTTGTTCTATCTATTAGGCTTATTCAACTTGTTCGCGGGCGTTCGCAACCATTCCCATTTCGCTCGATTGTTGCGTTAA
- a CDS encoding DRTGG domain-containing protein encodes MPGNDNHPNELTKHEQLLQYIRELPIGTKVPVRQMAKDRGVSEGTAYRALKEAEQLGLVSTKERIGTVRVDKKRRSHPEQLTFAEVLEIVQGSMLGGEEGLEKSLHKFVIGAMELGEMMAYIDAGSLLIVGNRENAHRIALEQGAGVLVTGGFGTSEEVRTLANERRLPILTCRHDTFTVASMINRAMYDQLIKRKIMIIADLLEPTSRNGVLKQSSEVADFLKLSAETGSSRFPVTDEWNRVVGMITSKDVIGSPPGQALDKLMTRRPMTVTLNTPVASAAHRMVSEGIELLPVVDRQRKLVGTISRGEVIRAMQFANRPAHLGETFDALMWGGFTEQRDSESRLYFTGLATPQMSGPLGTISEGVLTSLMQQAASRAVEDLRKREHVLDNMTTYFLRTVPVDASISIVPHIIEASRRYVKVEVQAVQDGDVVAKAMLTAQTIDPA; translated from the coding sequence ATGCCGGGGAACGATAACCATCCGAACGAATTAACGAAACACGAACAGCTCCTCCAATATATTCGCGAACTTCCGATTGGAACGAAAGTTCCCGTGCGTCAGATGGCCAAGGACCGGGGAGTTTCCGAAGGAACGGCATACCGGGCGTTGAAGGAAGCGGAGCAGCTCGGGCTGGTCAGTACGAAGGAGAGGATAGGGACCGTTAGGGTCGACAAGAAAAGACGAAGCCATCCGGAGCAATTGACTTTCGCGGAAGTGCTCGAGATCGTTCAAGGGAGCATGCTTGGCGGCGAAGAGGGCTTGGAGAAATCGCTTCACAAGTTCGTCATCGGCGCAATGGAGCTTGGAGAGATGATGGCTTATATCGATGCGGGCAGCTTACTGATCGTCGGTAACCGGGAGAATGCGCACAGAATCGCCTTGGAGCAAGGAGCGGGAGTGCTTGTTACCGGGGGATTCGGAACGAGCGAGGAAGTACGAACGCTGGCTAACGAAAGACGGCTGCCGATATTAACTTGCCGCCATGATACGTTTACAGTCGCTTCGATGATTAACAGGGCCATGTACGACCAACTGATTAAGCGGAAAATCATGATCATTGCCGACCTGCTCGAGCCGACTTCCCGTAATGGAGTCTTAAAACAATCGTCCGAGGTTGCCGATTTCCTGAAGTTAAGCGCGGAGACGGGGAGCAGCCGATTCCCGGTTACGGACGAGTGGAACCGCGTCGTCGGTATGATTACGTCCAAGGACGTGATCGGCTCGCCTCCCGGACAAGCGTTGGATAAGCTCATGACCCGGCGGCCGATGACCGTTACGCTGAATACCCCGGTTGCCTCGGCCGCCCATCGCATGGTATCCGAAGGCATCGAACTGTTGCCCGTCGTAGACCGGCAACGCAAGCTGGTCGGCACGATCAGCAGGGGAGAGGTTATTCGCGCGATGCAATTCGCCAACCGTCCGGCTCATTTGGGAGAGACCTTCGATGCGCTCATGTGGGGCGGGTTCACGGAGCAGCGCGATTCCGAGAGCCGGTTATATTTTACCGGATTGGCGACCCCGCAAATGTCGGGACCGTTAGGTACGATCTCGGAAGGCGTATTAACTTCGTTGATGCAGCAAGCGGCAAGCCGCGCGGTCGAAGATCTGCGGAAGCGGGAGCATGTGCTCGACAACATGACGACCTATTTCCTGCGCACGGTTCCGGTTGACGCGAGCATATCGATCGTTCCCCATATCATCGAGGCTAGCAGAAGATACGTGAAGGTAGAAGTCCAGGCCGTCCAGGACGGCGATGTCGTAGCCAAAGCGATGCTGACCGCGCAGACGATCGACCCGGCTTAA